Proteins encoded by one window of Catenulispora sp. GP43:
- a CDS encoding SDR family oxidoreductase, whose translation MSSNRFDLTGRLAVVTGARRGIGRAMARALAEAGADIIGVSANLEASGSDVEKDVTAAGRAFEAIRADFSDATAVAALAADLAGRERPVDILVNNAGTIRRAPATEHSDADWDLVLQVNLSAQFALARAVGEKMVERGRGRIVFTASLLSFQGGITVPGYTAAKHGIAGLTKALANEWAPHGVNVNAIAPGYIATDNTRALQDDPERSAAILARIPAGRWGTADDLAGATVFLASDAAAYLHGTILPVDGGWLGR comes from the coding sequence ATGAGCTCGAACCGATTCGACCTGACCGGCCGCCTGGCCGTGGTCACCGGGGCCCGCCGCGGAATCGGCCGGGCCATGGCCCGCGCGCTGGCCGAGGCCGGCGCCGACATCATCGGCGTGAGCGCGAACCTGGAGGCCTCCGGCAGCGACGTCGAGAAGGACGTGACCGCCGCCGGACGCGCCTTCGAGGCGATCCGGGCTGACTTCTCCGACGCCACCGCCGTCGCGGCGCTCGCCGCGGACCTGGCCGGACGCGAACGGCCGGTCGACATCCTGGTCAACAACGCCGGCACCATCCGCCGCGCCCCCGCCACTGAGCATTCCGACGCCGACTGGGACCTGGTCCTGCAGGTCAACCTCTCGGCGCAGTTCGCGCTCGCCCGCGCCGTGGGGGAGAAGATGGTCGAGCGCGGCCGAGGCAGGATCGTCTTCACCGCCTCCCTGCTCAGCTTCCAGGGCGGCATCACCGTGCCCGGATACACCGCGGCCAAGCACGGCATCGCCGGCCTGACCAAGGCGCTGGCGAACGAGTGGGCCCCGCACGGTGTCAACGTCAACGCCATCGCCCCCGGCTACATCGCCACCGACAACACCCGGGCCCTGCAGGACGACCCGGAGCGCAGCGCGGCGATCCTGGCGCGCATCCCGGCGGGCCGCTGGGGGACCGCCGACGACCTGGCCGGCGCGACCGTCTTCCTCGCCTCGGACGCCGCCGCCTACCTGCACGGCACGATCCTGCCGGTCGACGGCGGATGGCTGGGCCGATGA
- a CDS encoding carbohydrate ABC transporter permease has protein sequence MPTEGHPGVSSFRTRTAVLPAAGSGRLRGAAPRRSRNPLPALVLGLFVVFFVLPVLWLVLAATKTDDQLVHGDPLSFGSWHALRANWDALTSYQGDAMFQWLRNSALYSFLALVITLAVAIPAGYALAMTEFRGRRMLLIATLVVMLMPNATLVVPLFLEVNAVHLIGSMWSIILPYAFYPFGVYLAYIYFSTALPRELLEAARLDGCSEFGVFRRVALPLAAPIVALVGFFSFVANWTNYFLPYVMLPQSSQLPVQVGLGTLLDDVPQFNPTVGDLAVQRPELALATLLAITPVLIVFLFSQRFLVTGMLAGATKS, from the coding sequence ATGCCGACTGAGGGACATCCTGGCGTATCGTCCTTCCGCACCCGGACGGCTGTACTGCCGGCCGCGGGCTCGGGACGGTTGCGCGGTGCCGCCCCGCGCAGGTCGCGCAATCCATTGCCGGCTCTGGTCCTCGGCCTGTTCGTGGTCTTCTTCGTGCTGCCGGTGCTCTGGCTGGTGCTCGCCGCGACCAAGACCGACGACCAGCTCGTGCACGGCGACCCGCTGTCCTTCGGGTCCTGGCACGCGCTGCGGGCCAACTGGGACGCGCTGACCTCCTACCAGGGCGACGCGATGTTCCAGTGGCTGCGCAACTCCGCGCTCTACTCGTTCCTGGCGCTCGTGATCACTCTGGCCGTGGCGATCCCCGCCGGCTACGCGCTGGCGATGACCGAGTTCCGCGGCCGTCGCATGCTGCTCATCGCCACGCTCGTGGTGATGCTCATGCCGAACGCGACGCTGGTCGTGCCGCTGTTCCTGGAAGTCAACGCCGTGCACCTGATCGGGTCGATGTGGTCGATCATCCTGCCGTACGCGTTCTACCCGTTCGGCGTGTATCTGGCCTACATCTACTTCAGCACCGCGCTTCCCCGGGAACTGCTGGAGGCGGCTCGGCTGGACGGCTGCAGCGAGTTCGGCGTCTTCCGGCGGGTCGCGCTGCCGCTGGCCGCCCCGATCGTGGCGCTGGTCGGGTTCTTCAGCTTCGTGGCCAACTGGACCAACTACTTCCTGCCCTACGTCATGCTGCCGCAGAGCAGTCAGCTGCCGGTCCAGGTGGGGCTGGGCACGCTGCTCGACGACGTGCCCCAGTTCAACCCGACCGTCGGGGACCTGGCCGTGCAGCGCCCGGAACTCGCGCTGGCGACCCTGCTGGCGATCACCCCGGTCCTCATCGTCTTCCTGTTCTCCCAGCGCTTCCTGGTGACCGGCATGCTCGCCGGCGCCACCAAGAGCTGA
- a CDS encoding FadR/GntR family transcriptional regulator has product MAERILQLTAESQLRPGDRMPTENELAARLGASRTVIREAIKILSAIGRVRAQKGRGLYVADDEGLLGSSRWGGFFLPADLDHVYMLFEFRRVQETAASSLAATRATPAELRAIESAARLCEQGHLTGQSAMFDRGDDDFHLGIATASHNPFLLTAVREARRLQRQSSTIGLHGAIGSHAAEAITEHAAIYEAIRDGDPAAAAAAAGVHLDKTLEDYRREIQRRLFG; this is encoded by the coding sequence ATCGCAGAGCGGATCCTGCAGCTGACCGCCGAATCGCAGCTGCGGCCGGGCGACCGGATGCCGACCGAGAACGAGCTGGCCGCGCGGCTGGGCGCCAGCCGCACCGTGATCCGCGAGGCCATCAAGATCCTCTCGGCCATCGGCCGGGTCCGCGCGCAGAAGGGCCGCGGCCTGTACGTCGCCGACGACGAGGGCCTGCTGGGCTCCTCCCGATGGGGCGGCTTCTTCCTGCCGGCGGATCTGGACCACGTCTACATGCTCTTCGAGTTCCGGCGGGTCCAGGAGACGGCCGCCAGCAGCCTGGCCGCGACCCGGGCCACGCCGGCCGAACTGCGCGCCATCGAGTCGGCGGCGCGGCTGTGCGAGCAGGGCCACCTGACCGGCCAGAGCGCGATGTTCGATCGCGGGGACGACGACTTCCATCTCGGCATCGCCACCGCCTCGCACAACCCCTTCCTGCTCACCGCGGTCCGCGAGGCCCGCCGCCTGCAACGCCAGTCCAGCACCATCGGTCTGCACGGCGCGATCGGCAGCCACGCCGCCGAGGCCATCACCGAGCACGCCGCGATCTACGAGGCGATCCGGGACGGGGACCCGGCCGCCGCAGCCGCCGCAGCCGGAGTCCACTTGGACAAGACGCTCGAGGATTATCGGCGGGAGATACAGCGGCGCTTGTTCGGTTGA
- a CDS encoding zinc-binding dehydrogenase: MTTPLAVRYTAARTLTTGPAETADPGPGQVELAPAYVGICGTDLHIFHGDMDARVKAPAVLGHEMSGRVLRVGPGVEGPAPGDPVTVMPLRWDGTCPACRRGNSHVCQNLDFIGIDSPGAMQQRWTVPASTLVRLPETLPLDRAALVEPTAVAVHDVGRARVRDGDRVVVVGAGPVGVLIALVARAAGGKVRVVEPNAHRRRLAEQLGLNTWDPGADDVPECVRDWTGEAGADIAFEVSGAEAGVQTAVDVLAVRGRLCLVAIHSRPRPVNLHRFFWRELTLIGARLYDREDFETAVRLVAEGTVPAEQLISKIVPLADALGAFQSLEAGGDVKVLVDCAESASDGAA; this comes from the coding sequence ATGACGACCCCGCTGGCCGTGCGGTACACCGCCGCCCGCACCCTGACGACCGGCCCGGCCGAGACCGCGGACCCCGGACCCGGGCAGGTGGAACTGGCCCCGGCCTACGTCGGGATCTGCGGCACCGACCTGCACATCTTCCACGGCGACATGGACGCGCGGGTCAAGGCGCCGGCCGTGCTCGGACACGAGATGTCCGGCCGCGTGCTGCGCGTCGGGCCCGGCGTCGAGGGCCCGGCCCCCGGCGACCCGGTGACGGTGATGCCGCTGCGCTGGGACGGAACCTGCCCGGCCTGTCGCCGCGGCAACAGCCATGTCTGCCAGAACCTTGATTTCATCGGCATCGACTCGCCCGGCGCGATGCAGCAGCGGTGGACCGTGCCCGCCTCGACGCTCGTCCGGCTGCCGGAGACGCTGCCGCTGGACCGGGCGGCGCTGGTGGAACCGACGGCGGTGGCCGTGCACGATGTCGGCCGCGCCAGGGTGCGGGACGGCGACCGGGTGGTCGTGGTCGGCGCCGGACCGGTCGGCGTCCTGATCGCCCTGGTCGCCCGGGCCGCGGGCGGCAAGGTGCGGGTGGTGGAGCCGAACGCCCATCGTCGGCGGCTGGCCGAACAGCTGGGCCTGAACACGTGGGATCCCGGTGCCGACGACGTGCCCGAGTGCGTACGCGACTGGACCGGCGAGGCCGGCGCGGACATCGCGTTCGAGGTCTCCGGTGCCGAGGCCGGCGTGCAGACCGCGGTGGACGTGCTGGCGGTGCGAGGGCGGTTGTGCCTGGTGGCGATCCATTCCCGGCCTCGGCCGGTGAACCTGCACCGCTTCTTCTGGCGCGAGCTGACGCTGATCGGCGCCCGCTTGTACGACCGGGAGGACTTCGAGACCGCTGTGCGGCTGGTTGCCGAGGGCACAGTCCCGGCCGAACAGCTGATCAGCAAGATCGTGCCGCTCGCCGACGCCTTGGGCGCGTTCCAGTCTCTGGAGGCCGGCGGCGACGTGAAGGTGCTCGTGGACTGCGCCGAGTCCGCTTCGGACGGTGCCGCATGA
- a CDS encoding cellulose binding domain-containing protein — translation MFFLARRTRRTSRRKIVSLAASLSVVGTCVAAAVIPSGTAFAADTATINGATTYQTMAGFGASEAFGEASTVMNASSSVQQQALADLYSPTTGAGLTILRNEIGADQGTTIEPNNPGGPNAAPSYLPMSQTNQDQGQLWFAQQIKARYGVTNVYADAWSAPGYMKTNNSADNGGQVCGSAGASCSSGDWRQAYANYLVQYARDYAAAGVPLTYLGPSNEPDYSANYDSMTMSPAQMASVLDVLGPTVKNSGLSTQVSCCAATGWPKAGQYAAAIEADPTALADTAVATGHGYSGAPTSSLPGWNKPAWETEWSTFEGFSSAWDDGSDASGMTWAQNIQQGLTGANLSAYLYWWGSTTPSENGDNEGLLEINGSSVIPTGRLWAFANFSRYIHPGAVRIGASSSTSAVQLSAFKNPDGSLTVVALNTGGGADPITYSLANTGVANGATVTPYLTNSSNTVAAQGTTTVAGGAFSATVPGRSLVTYVIPGGTVSGDTVTVANPGSQTGTVGTAVTALQIQGTDSAAGQTLAYTAAGLPTGLSISSSGLISGTPSAAGTYPVTVTATDGTGASGSAAFTWTVTGGGTTGGTCHVDYTRTNEWPGGFTANVTIDNTGTTAINGWTVTWTFPGDQKITNAWSAGTTQSGANVSAANVAYNSSIAPGANTSFGFQGTFAANDSSPTDFAVNGAACS, via the coding sequence ATGTTTTTCCTGGCAAGACGTACCAGACGTACCAGCCGACGCAAGATCGTGTCGCTCGCCGCGAGTCTGAGCGTGGTGGGCACGTGCGTGGCGGCGGCCGTGATCCCGTCGGGCACGGCGTTCGCGGCGGACACCGCGACGATCAACGGAGCCACGACCTACCAGACCATGGCCGGATTCGGCGCCTCCGAGGCGTTCGGCGAGGCGAGCACGGTCATGAACGCCTCGTCCTCGGTCCAGCAGCAGGCCCTGGCCGACCTGTACAGCCCGACCACCGGGGCCGGGCTGACCATCCTGCGCAACGAGATCGGCGCGGACCAGGGCACCACGATCGAGCCGAACAACCCCGGCGGCCCGAACGCGGCGCCGTCCTACCTGCCGATGTCGCAGACGAACCAGGATCAGGGCCAGCTGTGGTTCGCCCAGCAGATCAAGGCCCGCTACGGCGTCACGAACGTCTACGCCGACGCCTGGAGTGCTCCCGGCTACATGAAGACCAACAACTCCGCGGACAACGGCGGCCAGGTCTGCGGTTCGGCGGGAGCCTCCTGCTCCAGCGGCGACTGGCGCCAGGCGTACGCGAACTACCTGGTGCAGTACGCCAGGGACTACGCCGCCGCCGGTGTGCCGCTGACCTACCTCGGTCCCTCCAACGAGCCGGACTACAGCGCCAACTACGACAGCATGACGATGAGCCCGGCGCAGATGGCCAGCGTGCTCGACGTGCTCGGACCGACGGTGAAGAACTCCGGCCTGTCCACCCAGGTCTCCTGCTGCGCCGCGACCGGCTGGCCGAAGGCCGGCCAGTACGCCGCCGCGATCGAGGCGGACCCGACCGCGCTGGCCGACACCGCGGTGGCCACCGGTCACGGCTACAGCGGTGCGCCGACCTCGTCGCTGCCCGGCTGGAACAAGCCAGCTTGGGAAACGGAGTGGTCCACGTTCGAGGGCTTCAGCTCCGCCTGGGACGACGGCTCCGACGCCTCCGGCATGACCTGGGCCCAGAACATCCAGCAGGGTCTGACCGGTGCGAACCTCAGTGCGTACCTCTACTGGTGGGGCAGCACCACCCCGTCGGAGAACGGCGACAACGAAGGCCTGCTGGAGATCAACGGCAGCTCGGTGATCCCCACCGGCCGGCTGTGGGCCTTCGCCAACTTCAGCCGCTACATCCACCCCGGTGCCGTCCGCATCGGCGCGAGCAGTTCCACCAGCGCGGTGCAGCTTAGCGCGTTCAAGAACCCTGACGGTTCGCTGACAGTCGTGGCCCTGAACACCGGCGGCGGCGCCGACCCGATCACCTACTCGCTGGCGAACACCGGCGTGGCGAACGGCGCCACGGTGACCCCGTACCTGACCAACAGCTCGAACACGGTCGCGGCTCAGGGCACGACGACGGTCGCCGGCGGCGCCTTCAGCGCGACCGTCCCGGGGCGTTCGCTGGTGACGTACGTGATCCCCGGTGGCACGGTGAGCGGCGACACCGTCACGGTGGCCAACCCGGGCTCTCAGACCGGGACCGTCGGCACAGCGGTCACCGCCCTGCAGATCCAGGGCACCGACTCGGCGGCCGGCCAGACGCTGGCCTACACGGCCGCCGGGCTTCCCACCGGACTGTCGATCTCCTCGTCCGGCCTGATCAGCGGAACGCCGAGCGCCGCGGGGACCTACCCGGTGACGGTCACCGCGACCGACGGCACCGGCGCGAGCGGCTCGGCCGCGTTCACCTGGACCGTGACCGGAGGCGGGACCACAGGCGGGACCTGCCACGTCGACTACACCAGGACGAACGAATGGCCCGGAGGGTTCACCGCCAACGTCACCATCGACAACACGGGGACGACGGCGATCAACGGCTGGACCGTGACCTGGACCTTCCCCGGCGACCAGAAGATCACCAACGCCTGGAGCGCCGGCACCACGCAGAGCGGCGCGAACGTCAGCGCTGCCAACGTCGCCTACAACAGCTCGATCGCTCCTGGGGCGAACACGTCGTTCGGGTTCCAGGGGACGTTCGCCGCGAACGACAGTTCTCCGACCGACTTCGCCGTCAACGGAGCCGCGTGCTCGTGA
- a CDS encoding carbohydrate ABC transporter permease, whose translation MSTSSATTGRTTARRGTLRALWPGRAGHGFVAAYVVLLIAFGVVPTCYAVYFAFTDGNARFTGLSNFSRAASDFRFVPAVEHVALYLVFWLAALVVLVVGLSLLLHRLSARGVSKALRFLYYIPGALAGAAGVMVWLFVLDPSVSPVSFLLREMGFDTFGQVVAPGHLPLLFTLIAFWTGAGGWIVVMHGALNNIPHEVIEAARIDGASAWQTARRIQIPMVRKWIVYMVILAFAGGTQLFVEPQLLAQASVGVAGRDYSLNQLSYDFAFQNNDVNTAAAISVELLLVGLVVAALFVARSGFFDAD comes from the coding sequence GTGAGCACGTCCTCCGCGACCACCGGCCGGACCACAGCGCGGCGCGGCACCCTGCGCGCGCTGTGGCCCGGCCGGGCCGGCCACGGCTTCGTCGCCGCCTACGTGGTGCTGCTGATCGCGTTCGGCGTCGTGCCCACCTGCTATGCGGTCTACTTCGCCTTCACCGACGGGAACGCCCGCTTCACCGGCCTGTCGAACTTCTCCCGGGCCGCGTCGGACTTCCGCTTCGTCCCGGCCGTCGAGCACGTCGCGCTGTATCTGGTGTTCTGGCTGGCGGCCCTGGTGGTGCTCGTCGTGGGCCTGTCGTTGTTGCTGCACCGGCTGTCCGCGCGCGGCGTGAGCAAAGCCCTGAGGTTCCTGTACTACATCCCCGGCGCGCTGGCCGGCGCCGCGGGCGTGATGGTGTGGCTGTTCGTGCTCGATCCGTCGGTGAGCCCGGTGAGCTTCCTGCTCCGGGAAATGGGGTTCGACACCTTCGGCCAGGTCGTCGCCCCCGGGCACTTGCCGCTCCTGTTCACCCTGATCGCGTTCTGGACCGGAGCCGGCGGGTGGATCGTGGTGATGCACGGGGCGCTGAACAACATCCCGCACGAGGTCATCGAAGCGGCGCGCATCGACGGCGCGAGCGCCTGGCAGACCGCGCGGCGGATCCAGATCCCCATGGTGCGCAAGTGGATCGTCTACATGGTGATCCTGGCCTTCGCCGGGGGCACCCAGCTGTTCGTCGAGCCGCAGCTGCTCGCGCAGGCCAGCGTCGGCGTCGCGGGCCGCGACTACTCGCTGAACCAGCTCTCCTACGACTTCGCCTTCCAGAACAACGACGTGAACACCGCCGCGGCCATCTCGGTCGAGCTTCTGCTCGTCGGCCTGGTCGTCGCCGCGCTGTTCGTCGCCAGATCGGGGTTCTTCGATGCCGACTGA
- a CDS encoding L-rhamnose mutarotase: MQRIAQIARLVPELREEYLALHREVWPGVEAALRAAHIRNYSIFLHEDTLFAYYEYHGEDFAADLETIKADPETRRWWTFTDPCQVPRPESPTGGRWSDLLEIWHLADAPNPT, encoded by the coding sequence ATGCAGCGCATAGCCCAAATCGCCCGGCTGGTACCCGAGCTGCGCGAGGAATACCTCGCACTGCACCGCGAAGTCTGGCCGGGTGTCGAAGCCGCACTCCGAGCGGCGCACATCCGCAACTACAGCATCTTCCTCCACGAAGACACGCTCTTCGCCTACTACGAGTACCACGGCGAGGACTTCGCCGCCGATCTCGAGACCATCAAGGCCGACCCCGAGACCCGGCGGTGGTGGACCTTCACGGACCCCTGCCAGGTGCCGCGGCCGGAGTCGCCGACCGGCGGCCGCTGGTCGGACCTGCTGGAGATCTGGCACCTCGCCGATGCCCCGAACCCGACCTGA
- a CDS encoding DoxX family protein encodes MSTLKLAPEYGASLFRIVVGFLIACHGASTLFAFPVSGHTVSPLVWPGGVAAALQLGFGVLVMIGLGTRASAVMLSGTMAYAYFSVHQEKALLPMQNGGEPAALYSWAFLMVAIVGPGPLALDALRVKVKAPVAIGNEPVAVA; translated from the coding sequence ATGTCCACCCTCAAGTTAGCGCCCGAGTACGGCGCATCACTGTTCCGCATAGTGGTCGGCTTTCTCATCGCCTGCCACGGCGCCTCCACATTGTTCGCCTTCCCCGTCTCCGGCCACACGGTCTCCCCCTTGGTGTGGCCCGGCGGGGTGGCCGCGGCTCTGCAGCTCGGATTCGGGGTGCTCGTCATGATCGGACTCGGTACCCGGGCGTCGGCGGTGATGCTCTCGGGGACCATGGCCTACGCCTACTTCTCCGTGCACCAGGAGAAGGCCTTGCTGCCCATGCAGAACGGCGGCGAACCCGCCGCGCTGTACTCGTGGGCGTTCCTCATGGTCGCGATCGTCGGGCCCGGCCCGCTGGCCCTGGACGCGCTGAGGGTGAAGGTGAAGGCCCCCGTGGCGATCGGCAACGAGCCCGTGGCGGTGGCGTGA
- a CDS encoding PHB depolymerase family esterase: MLGLLVAVAAAVGVSLPAEPQAAAASLTQITNFGTNPSNLAMYLYVPDNVKPDPPILLALHGCQGSGPYMYSSTDFGKLADQYGFVVIYPSTDPSGSCWDVSSDQALTRNGGSDPVGLMSMITYTEQHYGGNPNAVYVTGESSGGMMTNVMLADYPDVFKAGAAFMGVPYHCFYTGTVRGWNGPCAGGQVSMTPQQWGDLARNADPGYNGPRPRMQLWHGTADTTLNYNNLGEEIKQWTNVLGVSQTPSSSDTPVANWNRTRYNNGSGVTQVEAYSIVSAGHQLPIQGTQMAAYAIHFMGLDGSSTGGNTVTVASPGNQSAASGTAINALQIHATDSAPGQTLTYSATGLPPGLSISSAGLISGTPAGGGTFTTVVSAADTTGAAGSAGFTWTVSGTSTGSTGALHAVGAGKCLDDPNSTTTLGTQQQIYSCNGQPNQTWTHNASNELTLTVGGSTLCLDADDKGTANGTKAILWSCNGQTNQQWTLNSNGTITGVQSGLCLDVTGASTADGALVELWSCNGGGNQRWTLG, encoded by the coding sequence GTGCTAGGCCTGCTCGTGGCTGTCGCGGCCGCCGTCGGTGTGAGCCTGCCGGCCGAGCCCCAGGCGGCTGCCGCCTCATTGACACAGATCACGAACTTCGGCACCAACCCGAGCAACCTGGCGATGTATCTGTACGTGCCGGACAACGTCAAACCCGATCCGCCGATCCTGCTGGCTCTGCACGGGTGTCAGGGCTCTGGGCCCTACATGTACTCCAGCACCGACTTCGGCAAGCTGGCCGACCAGTACGGCTTCGTCGTCATCTACCCCTCGACCGACCCGAGTGGCAGCTGCTGGGACGTCTCGTCCGACCAGGCGCTGACCCGCAACGGTGGCAGCGACCCGGTCGGGTTGATGTCGATGATCACGTACACCGAGCAGCACTACGGCGGGAACCCGAACGCCGTGTACGTCACCGGCGAATCGTCGGGCGGGATGATGACCAACGTCATGCTCGCCGACTACCCGGACGTGTTCAAGGCGGGCGCGGCGTTCATGGGCGTGCCCTACCACTGCTTCTACACCGGCACCGTGCGCGGCTGGAACGGACCCTGTGCCGGCGGCCAGGTCTCCATGACCCCGCAGCAGTGGGGCGACCTGGCACGCAACGCGGATCCCGGCTACAACGGCCCGCGGCCCAGGATGCAGCTGTGGCACGGCACCGCCGACACCACCCTGAACTACAACAACCTCGGCGAAGAGATCAAGCAGTGGACGAACGTGCTCGGGGTGAGTCAGACCCCGTCGTCGAGCGACACCCCGGTCGCCAACTGGAACCGGACGCGCTACAACAACGGCTCGGGTGTCACACAGGTCGAGGCGTACAGCATCGTCAGCGCCGGGCACCAACTGCCGATCCAGGGTACGCAGATGGCCGCCTACGCCATCCACTTCATGGGCCTGGACGGCAGTTCGACCGGCGGTAACACGGTCACCGTCGCCAGCCCCGGCAACCAGAGTGCCGCCTCTGGCACTGCGATCAACGCTCTGCAGATCCACGCCACCGACTCGGCGCCCGGACAGACCCTGACCTACAGCGCGACCGGCCTGCCGCCGGGCCTGTCGATCTCCTCCGCCGGCCTGATCTCCGGTACTCCGGCCGGCGGCGGCACCTTCACCACCGTCGTGAGTGCCGCGGACACCACCGGCGCCGCGGGGAGCGCCGGCTTCACCTGGACCGTCAGCGGAACCAGCACCGGCAGCACCGGTGCGCTGCACGCGGTGGGCGCGGGCAAGTGCCTGGACGACCCGAACTCGACCACCACCTTGGGCACCCAGCAACAGATCTACAGCTGCAACGGCCAGCCCAACCAGACGTGGACGCACAACGCCTCGAACGAGCTGACACTCACCGTCGGCGGCAGCACCCTGTGCCTGGACGCCGACGACAAGGGCACCGCCAACGGCACCAAGGCGATCCTCTGGTCCTGCAACGGCCAGACCAACCAGCAGTGGACCCTCAACTCCAACGGCACCATCACCGGCGTCCAGTCGGGCTTGTGTCTGGACGTGACCGGAGCCTCCACCGCCGACGGCGCGCTGGTCGAGCTCTGGTCGTGCAACGGCGGCGGCAACCAGCGATGGACGCTCGGATAG
- a CDS encoding amidohydrolase, with translation MNDQRRESAVLDSHVHFWDPRGGISYPWLRDVPALDAPFTPDDFALFRPADTSVISVEAGRADEHAAAEIEWVRDTARRHPWLVGAVAHVRLEDPAGHRPRQRALRRLAGRGNVVVKLSGLATELPVSTPRAEVVRLLREALELFGAERCLYGSDWPVMTRQPPNIKGLKCSA, from the coding sequence ATGAACGACCAGCGCCGGGAATCCGCGGTGCTGGACTCCCACGTCCACTTCTGGGACCCGCGCGGGGGCATCAGCTATCCGTGGCTCAGGGACGTCCCGGCACTGGATGCCCCCTTCACGCCCGACGACTTCGCCCTGTTCCGCCCCGCCGACACCTCGGTGATCTCCGTCGAGGCCGGCCGTGCCGACGAGCACGCCGCGGCTGAGATCGAGTGGGTCCGCGACACCGCGCGCCGGCATCCGTGGCTGGTCGGGGCAGTCGCGCACGTCCGGCTCGAGGATCCGGCCGGGCACCGTCCTCGGCAGCGGGCGCTGCGGCGGCTGGCCGGGCGCGGCAACGTCGTGGTCAAGCTCTCCGGCCTGGCCACCGAGCTCCCCGTGAGCACACCGCGAGCCGAGGTGGTCCGGCTGCTGCGCGAAGCCCTGGAGCTGTTCGGGGCCGAGCGCTGCCTGTACGGCAGCGACTGGCCGGTGATGACGCGACAACCGCCCAATATCAAAGGTCTGAAATGCAGCGCATAG
- a CDS encoding ABC transporter substrate-binding protein, whose protein sequence is MNVKCHAVGAPGAARARGRTGLLAVAALFALGAAACGTITGKAGTAGTGGSLKPAAQTGGTLTVWVDSTRLAAAQLYQKDHPEVKMDIVTYDGDANGSNYLQTKVSLFNRTGSGWPDVVFSAENNEVTWAVRAGFAAPLDKGLIPRATLDGWATNANAPCTVDGTLYCLRNDLSQTVLWYNDKLMKQWGYQVPTTWEQYQALGQKVAAEHPGYLVGAAGDTFTPEVYMWAGKCGANQIQITGPKAVIVDTTSANCAKMASLLDTLIQNKTMSTSSVFSSDFDKNEADKILMMPGPSWYGGALFQGTFKTPAGQLGVAPMPQWAGDASPSVGNVGGGTWLVSAHSKNLKAATDFLTWATTADDYQGKLAPGYPAYAPAAKTWLAAQAASGYYADDITAPLTAAAGQVWPGWGYGQFSQEAVWAATVTPGVTAGKTISSLLPAWHDSIVNYAKADGYQVASK, encoded by the coding sequence ATGAACGTGAAATGTCATGCCGTCGGCGCACCAGGGGCGGCCCGCGCTCGCGGACGCACCGGGCTGCTGGCGGTCGCAGCCCTGTTCGCCCTCGGTGCCGCCGCCTGCGGCACGATTACCGGCAAGGCCGGCACGGCCGGTACCGGCGGCAGCTTGAAGCCCGCCGCGCAGACCGGCGGAACCCTGACGGTGTGGGTCGACTCCACCCGGCTGGCCGCCGCGCAGCTGTACCAGAAGGACCATCCCGAGGTGAAGATGGACATCGTCACCTACGACGGGGACGCCAACGGCTCCAACTACCTGCAGACCAAGGTCTCCCTGTTCAACCGGACCGGCTCCGGCTGGCCCGACGTCGTCTTCAGCGCGGAGAACAACGAGGTCACCTGGGCGGTGCGGGCCGGGTTCGCGGCCCCGCTGGACAAGGGTCTGATACCGCGGGCCACGCTGGACGGCTGGGCCACCAACGCCAACGCCCCGTGCACCGTGGACGGCACCCTCTACTGCCTGCGCAACGACCTGTCGCAGACCGTCCTCTGGTACAACGACAAGCTCATGAAGCAGTGGGGCTACCAGGTCCCCACCACCTGGGAGCAGTACCAGGCACTCGGCCAGAAGGTCGCCGCCGAGCACCCCGGCTACCTGGTCGGCGCCGCCGGCGACACCTTCACGCCCGAGGTCTACATGTGGGCGGGCAAGTGCGGCGCAAATCAGATACAGATCACCGGACCCAAGGCCGTCATCGTCGACACCACCAGCGCGAACTGCGCCAAGATGGCGTCCCTGCTGGACACCCTCATCCAGAACAAGACCATGTCGACCTCCAGCGTGTTCAGCTCCGACTTCGACAAGAACGAGGCCGACAAGATCCTGATGATGCCCGGCCCGTCGTGGTACGGCGGCGCACTGTTCCAGGGCACCTTCAAGACCCCGGCCGGCCAACTCGGTGTGGCGCCGATGCCGCAGTGGGCCGGCGACGCCAGCCCCTCGGTGGGCAACGTGGGCGGCGGTACCTGGCTGGTGTCGGCGCACAGCAAGAACCTCAAGGCCGCGACCGACTTCCTGACCTGGGCCACCACCGCGGACGACTACCAGGGCAAGCTCGCCCCGGGCTACCCGGCGTACGCGCCGGCGGCCAAGACCTGGCTGGCGGCCCAGGCCGCGTCCGGCTACTACGCCGACGACATCACCGCACCGCTGACGGCCGCGGCCGGCCAGGTGTGGCCGGGCTGGGGCTACGGCCAGTTCAGCCAGGAGGCGGTCTGGGCGGCCACCGTCACCCCGGGTGTCACCGCGGGCAAGACCATCAGCTCCCTGCTGCCGGCCTGGCACGACTCCATCGTGAACTACGCCAAGGCCGACGGATACCAGGTGGCGTCGAAGTGA